A window from Acidobacteriota bacterium encodes these proteins:
- a CDS encoding class II aldolase/adducin family protein, whose translation MIAAADGNISVRMDNGRLLVTPSGRNKGRLDEEDLVVTDADGRKLYGKLEPSSEIVMHLVAYRERPDVGAVVHAHPPHATGFAVAGVPLDQPLISEVVLTLGTIPLAEYGTPTTPELAAAIEPYVRDHDAILLANHGAMASGSDVFSAYDRMETLEHFAHIWMVARILGEERPLSPENVAKLEAIRRRAHFEPRAHACFTCPVLEEKIGGKDPEKIHVTRDQLVELVSDVVKGLT comes from the coding sequence ATGATCGCGGCCGCCGACGGGAACATCTCCGTCCGGATGGACAACGGCCGCCTGCTCGTCACCCCCTCCGGCCGGAACAAGGGGCGGCTCGACGAGGAGGATCTCGTCGTCACCGACGCGGACGGGCGGAAACTCTACGGGAAGCTCGAGCCCTCGAGCGAGATCGTCATGCACCTGGTGGCGTACCGCGAGCGTCCCGACGTCGGCGCGGTCGTGCATGCGCATCCGCCGCACGCGACGGGATTCGCGGTGGCCGGCGTTCCCCTCGATCAGCCGCTCATCTCGGAGGTGGTGCTGACGCTCGGCACGATCCCGCTCGCCGAGTACGGCACGCCGACGACGCCGGAGCTCGCGGCGGCCATCGAGCCCTACGTGAGGGACCACGACGCCATCCTGCTCGCCAACCACGGGGCGATGGCCTCGGGAAGCGACGTCTTCAGCGCGTACGACCGCATGGAGACGCTCGAGCACTTCGCGCACATCTGGATGGTCGCGCGCATCCTCGGCGAGGAGCGGCCGCTCTCCCCGGAGAACGTCGCCAAGCTCGAGGCGATTCGCCGCCGCGCGCACTTCGAGCCCAGGGCGCACGCCTGCTTCACGTGCCCGGTGCTCGAGGAGAAGATCGGCGGGAAGGACCCGGAGAAGATTCACGTCACGCGCGACCAGCTCGTCGAGCTGGTCTCGGACGTCGTCAAAGGACTGACCTAG
- a CDS encoding tetratricopeptide repeat protein: MNKGQVSFAFAGLLFGFLMGFVVAHEIWAGRGGGFAHPPIPPGMEGKVGPVAGADRPAGGTMPPAGGADAAAGGADGAPNMAMMEQVQKEIGSLKALIEKDPKNYDALRRLGDMYFDSGKFDGAKEYYQRALAVKPGDVDIATDLGTALRNTGQPAEAMKLFESAVATDPKHWKGWFNIGIVAMYDLGDFDRAQKAFNKVAEINPGAINLDALKEEMAKERTKRASGGGAS, encoded by the coding sequence ATGAACAAAGGTCAGGTCTCCTTCGCGTTTGCCGGGCTCCTCTTCGGTTTTCTGATGGGATTCGTCGTCGCCCACGAGATCTGGGCCGGTCGCGGCGGCGGCTTCGCCCACCCGCCGATCCCCCCGGGGATGGAGGGGAAGGTCGGACCGGTCGCCGGCGCGGATCGCCCCGCGGGCGGGACGATGCCCCCGGCGGGGGGCGCCGACGCGGCCGCGGGGGGCGCCGACGGCGCGCCCAACATGGCGATGATGGAGCAGGTCCAGAAGGAGATCGGCTCCCTCAAGGCCCTCATCGAGAAGGATCCGAAGAACTACGACGCCCTGCGCCGCCTCGGCGACATGTACTTCGACTCCGGCAAGTTCGACGGCGCGAAGGAGTACTACCAGAGGGCGCTCGCCGTGAAGCCGGGGGACGTCGACATCGCGACCGATCTCGGCACCGCGCTCCGGAACACCGGCCAGCCTGCCGAGGCGATGAAGCTCTTCGAGAGCGCCGTGGCCACCGACCCGAAGCACTGGAAGGGGTGGTTCAACATCGGCATCGTCGCGATGTACGACCTGGGCGATTTCGACCGCGCGCAGAAGGCCTTCAACAAGGTCGCCGAGATCAATCCCGGCGCCATCAACCTCGACGCGCTGAAGGAGGAGATGGCGAAGGAGAGGACGAAGCGGGCCTCGGGGGGCGGGGCTTCTTGA
- a CDS encoding ABC transporter ATP-binding protein, whose amino-acid sequence MGSAVLEIRDLAKSYGRTVALDGLTLSLEPGEIFGFLGPNGAGKTTTIRLLLDLIRPTRGEIRIFGLPPRDPASRARVGYLPDLLGLDDRLTGRETLAFFDALRPKGSPPARPERVAEICSRLGLPTRDLDRVVRSDSRGTKQKVGLAAAFQGDPDLLILDEPTAGLDPLVREAVFDLMREAARAGRTIFHSSHVLSEVDRTCTRVGILREGRLVALDTIEAMRRSSVRRMVVRFEDGKAPGAISLPGVEVVEREGSRLVLNISGDLHPLLGFLAAHSVTDVVFPERDLDEAFAQHYRGPEARP is encoded by the coding sequence ATGGGCTCAGCGGTCCTCGAGATCCGCGATCTGGCGAAGAGCTACGGCCGCACGGTCGCGCTCGACGGCCTGACGCTCTCGCTCGAGCCCGGCGAGATTTTCGGCTTCCTCGGCCCTAACGGCGCCGGGAAGACGACGACGATCCGGCTCCTGCTCGATCTCATCCGCCCCACGCGCGGCGAGATCCGGATCTTCGGTCTCCCGCCGCGCGACCCCGCGTCGCGCGCGCGCGTCGGGTACCTTCCCGACCTCCTCGGCCTCGACGATCGCCTCACCGGTCGTGAGACGCTGGCCTTCTTCGACGCGCTCCGCCCGAAGGGCTCCCCTCCCGCCCGGCCGGAGCGCGTCGCCGAGATCTGCTCCCGGCTCGGCCTCCCCACCCGCGATCTCGATCGCGTCGTGCGGAGCGATTCGCGGGGCACGAAGCAGAAGGTCGGCCTCGCGGCCGCCTTCCAGGGGGATCCGGATCTCCTGATCCTCGACGAGCCGACCGCCGGGCTCGACCCCCTCGTCCGCGAGGCGGTCTTCGACCTGATGCGCGAGGCGGCGCGCGCGGGGCGCACGATCTTCCACTCGTCGCACGTCCTCTCCGAAGTCGATCGCACGTGCACGCGCGTGGGAATTCTCCGCGAAGGGCGGCTGGTCGCTCTGGACACGATCGAGGCGATGCGGCGGAGCTCGGTGCGACGGATGGTGGTCCGGTTCGAGGATGGGAAGGCCCCCGGCGCAATCTCCCTTCCCGGCGTCGAGGTCGTCGAACGCGAGGGAAGCCGCCTCGTCCTCAACATCTCGGGGGATCTCCACCCCCTCCTCGGGTTCCTCGCCGCGCACTCCGTCACCGACGTCGTCTTCCCCGAGAGGGATCTCGACGAGGCCTTCGCGCAGCATTACCGCGGACCGGAGGCGCGGCCATGA
- a CDS encoding ABC transporter permease subunit codes for MIGTLVARNLKHQRRLLLAGLAGLVAFETLLCWAASQIDRNVGLRALMQLMPPSIQSLMPAEASFVSFPGAVAFGFTHPVALAISFALVLAAATTPAAEHESGFLDLVVARPVSRTTYLAATLLGVARAAVAAPIALLIGAAIGIAVAASPTALPWTAYIPGALELSALLLAGGGLSLAISAGAARRGPAMARSVAILLACFFLDFLAGIRPELRTLGALSLFHYFRPVAAAVNGEPPLGGCAVLLAVCGVATAIAFVRFARRDL; via the coding sequence ATGATCGGAACGCTCGTCGCGCGCAACCTGAAACACCAGAGGCGGCTCCTCCTCGCCGGGCTCGCCGGCCTCGTCGCGTTCGAGACGCTCCTCTGCTGGGCCGCCTCTCAGATCGACCGGAATGTCGGGCTTCGCGCGCTCATGCAGCTCATGCCTCCGTCGATCCAGAGCCTCATGCCGGCCGAGGCGAGCTTCGTCTCCTTCCCCGGCGCGGTGGCGTTCGGTTTCACGCACCCCGTCGCCCTCGCCATCTCCTTCGCGCTCGTCCTCGCGGCGGCGACGACTCCGGCAGCCGAGCACGAGTCGGGATTCCTGGATCTCGTCGTGGCGCGCCCCGTCTCCCGGACGACGTACCTCGCGGCGACGCTCCTGGGCGTCGCGCGCGCCGCCGTGGCCGCTCCCATCGCGCTGCTGATCGGAGCGGCGATCGGGATCGCCGTCGCCGCCTCTCCCACCGCGCTCCCCTGGACGGCCTACATCCCCGGCGCCCTCGAGCTGAGCGCCCTTCTCCTCGCCGGAGGCGGCCTCTCGCTCGCCATCTCGGCGGGCGCCGCGCGCCGAGGTCCGGCGATGGCCCGATCGGTGGCGATTCTCCTCGCCTGCTTCTTCCTCGATTTCCTCGCGGGGATCCGGCCGGAGCTGAGGACGCTCGGCGCCCTCTCCCTCTTCCACTACTTTCGTCCCGTCGCCGCCGCCGTGAACGGGGAGCCGCCGCTCGGGGGCTGCGCCGTTCTTCTCGCGGTCTGCGGGGTCGCCACCGCCATCGCCTTCGTGCGCTTCGCCCGCCGCGATCTCTGA
- a CDS encoding M28 family peptidase, protein MTRVRRLLAPLLAIAAAGLAATAAELPASPPAHHALTVRLDPAHHAIRVSDELDLSGAPAGADGGYRFTLHAGLAPRVATAGWRLTKDFREAEPGDVPLEAWRLIPPASGGADVAIEYGGAIDHPVAVGEEEYQRGFSETPGTIEERGVYLAGATHWVPTFGEALVTFDLEVDGLAPLWDVVSAGERTRHETAAGERTTAWRSTHPVEEIHLVAGPWIERDDRAGAVPFAAFLREDDPALAARYLDAGKRYLRMYEGILPRFPWPSFSLVENFWETGYGMPGFTLLGPKIIRMPWILTSSYPHELLHNWWGNSVYVAPQGGNWSEGLTAYMADHLFAEQSGEAETYRRTTLQKYADFVRGNNDFPLAAFTSRRSAASEAVGYGKAMMLFHMVRRTVGDAVFLERLSRFADAHRYARASFRDVAEAFAGAGETDWPAFFETWTTRTGAPALELSKATVRPATASPGAFTLDLEIRQTQAEDPFPLVVPVAITVAGREEPILKDIPSTERVAAASIDLPSRPLRVTVDPSFDLMRRVDPLEVPPALSSLLGDEDPLFVIPSRARAVEAKAWRDLAAAWTHGHAPRVVTDAETAKLPEGTVWLLGWDNALVRDFAEELADPAVTARADGVTIDGTVTSRTGRSAVLVARRRADARKAVGWIAADPIAAIPGLARKLPHYSRYSWLLFKGDEPENTGKGAWAPHGSPLVRDLAPGGAPPLRLPARKPLADLPAVFDGAAMQRTVESLASPEMAGRGAGSAGLDRALALVERAFTDMKLTPAGDAGYRQSFKEGTNLLGALPGSDAALADHPVVVLAHLDHLGSGGALARAGNDGKMHPGADDNASGVAVLLELARSMAAEPRGVRPVLFAVVSGEEIGLLGSRHFISTRAPERLPFACVNLDTVGRLRDGKLYALNTDSAREWRFIFMGIQATTGMPITIVPEPLDSSDQTACLESGVPAVQLFTGPNADYHRPSDTPEKIDADGMARVAEAAHEAVAYLASRAEPLTVKLAAAGAAAAPGAASPAPPARRAGMGCVPDFAFAGPGVRVQDVVADSPAAKAGLMAGDILLSFGGAEIAGLKGYSDLLKAHAPGDIVEVVVKCGEQKLTMKVTLAER, encoded by the coding sequence ATGACGCGCGTGCGGCGACTCCTCGCTCCCCTCCTCGCGATTGCGGCCGCCGGTCTCGCGGCGACGGCGGCCGAGCTCCCCGCGAGCCCACCGGCGCATCACGCCCTCACGGTCCGACTCGATCCCGCGCACCACGCGATCCGGGTCTCGGATGAGCTGGACCTTTCCGGAGCGCCGGCAGGAGCCGACGGCGGCTACCGTTTCACCCTGCACGCCGGCCTCGCGCCGAGGGTCGCCACGGCGGGGTGGCGCCTCACGAAGGATTTCCGCGAGGCGGAGCCGGGAGACGTGCCGCTCGAAGCCTGGCGCCTGATCCCTCCCGCGAGCGGCGGCGCCGATGTCGCGATCGAGTATGGAGGGGCGATCGATCACCCCGTCGCCGTCGGCGAGGAGGAGTACCAGCGCGGCTTCTCGGAGACCCCCGGGACGATCGAGGAGCGCGGCGTCTACCTCGCCGGCGCGACACACTGGGTTCCGACCTTCGGCGAAGCCCTGGTGACGTTCGATCTCGAGGTGGACGGCCTCGCGCCCCTCTGGGACGTCGTGAGCGCCGGGGAGCGCACGCGTCACGAGACGGCGGCGGGGGAGCGCACGACCGCGTGGCGATCGACGCACCCCGTCGAGGAGATCCACCTCGTCGCCGGCCCGTGGATCGAGCGCGACGATCGCGCCGGCGCCGTCCCCTTCGCGGCCTTCCTGAGGGAGGACGACCCCGCGCTCGCCGCGCGCTACCTCGACGCGGGGAAGCGCTATCTCAGGATGTACGAGGGGATCCTCCCGCGATTCCCGTGGCCGTCGTTCTCCCTCGTCGAGAACTTCTGGGAGACCGGATACGGGATGCCGGGGTTCACGCTTCTCGGGCCGAAGATCATCCGCATGCCGTGGATCCTGACGTCGTCGTACCCGCACGAGCTGCTCCACAACTGGTGGGGAAACTCGGTGTACGTCGCGCCTCAGGGGGGCAACTGGAGCGAGGGGCTGACCGCCTACATGGCCGACCATCTCTTCGCCGAGCAGTCGGGGGAGGCCGAGACGTACCGGCGCACGACGCTCCAGAAGTACGCCGACTTCGTGCGCGGCAACAACGACTTCCCTCTCGCCGCCTTCACCTCGCGCCGCTCGGCCGCCTCGGAGGCGGTCGGATACGGGAAGGCGATGATGCTCTTCCACATGGTGAGGCGAACCGTCGGCGACGCCGTCTTCCTCGAGCGCCTCTCCCGCTTCGCCGACGCGCACCGCTACGCGCGCGCGTCGTTCAGGGACGTCGCCGAGGCGTTCGCGGGAGCGGGTGAGACCGACTGGCCCGCCTTCTTCGAGACGTGGACGACGCGGACCGGCGCGCCGGCGCTCGAGCTCTCGAAGGCCACGGTCCGACCGGCCACCGCCTCGCCGGGCGCTTTCACGCTCGACCTGGAGATCCGCCAGACGCAGGCCGAAGATCCATTCCCTCTCGTGGTCCCCGTCGCGATCACCGTCGCCGGCCGCGAGGAGCCGATCCTGAAGGACATCCCGTCCACGGAACGCGTGGCGGCCGCGTCGATCGATTTGCCCTCGCGGCCGCTGCGCGTCACGGTCGATCCCTCCTTTGACCTCATGCGACGCGTGGACCCTCTCGAGGTCCCACCGGCCCTCTCGTCGCTCCTCGGCGACGAAGATCCGCTCTTCGTGATCCCGTCGCGCGCCCGGGCGGTCGAGGCGAAGGCGTGGCGCGATCTCGCCGCCGCGTGGACGCACGGCCACGCGCCGCGCGTCGTCACCGACGCCGAGACGGCGAAGCTCCCCGAAGGAACGGTCTGGCTCCTCGGCTGGGACAACGCGCTCGTGCGCGACTTCGCGGAAGAGCTGGCCGACCCCGCGGTGACGGCGCGCGCGGACGGCGTCACGATCGATGGGACGGTCACCTCCCGTACAGGGCGCTCCGCCGTCCTCGTCGCACGGCGGCGCGCCGACGCGCGAAAGGCTGTCGGCTGGATCGCGGCCGATCCGATCGCGGCGATCCCCGGCCTCGCCCGCAAGCTCCCGCACTACTCGCGCTACTCGTGGCTCCTCTTCAAGGGGGACGAGCCGGAGAACACCGGCAAGGGAGCCTGGGCGCCGCACGGCTCGCCGCTCGTCCGGGATCTCGCGCCCGGGGGCGCCCCTCCGCTCCGCCTGCCCGCGCGAAAGCCTCTCGCCGATCTCCCCGCGGTCTTCGACGGCGCGGCGATGCAACGCACCGTGGAGTCGCTGGCGTCACCGGAGATGGCCGGCCGCGGCGCGGGAAGCGCGGGCCTCGATCGGGCGCTGGCGCTCGTCGAGCGCGCGTTCACCGACATGAAGCTGACGCCCGCGGGGGACGCGGGGTATCGCCAGAGTTTCAAGGAAGGGACGAACCTTCTCGGCGCCCTCCCCGGCTCCGACGCCGCGCTCGCGGATCATCCCGTCGTCGTCCTCGCCCATCTCGATCATCTAGGCTCGGGAGGCGCGCTCGCCCGCGCCGGAAACGACGGGAAGATGCACCCGGGCGCCGACGACAACGCGTCGGGGGTCGCCGTCCTCCTCGAGCTGGCGCGATCGATGGCGGCCGAGCCGCGCGGCGTGAGGCCCGTCCTCTTCGCCGTCGTCTCGGGCGAGGAGATCGGCCTCCTGGGCTCACGCCACTTCATCTCGACGCGCGCGCCGGAGCGCCTCCCCTTCGCCTGCGTCAACCTCGACACGGTGGGGCGGCTCCGCGACGGGAAGCTCTACGCCCTCAACACCGACTCGGCGCGCGAGTGGCGCTTCATCTTCATGGGGATCCAGGCGACGACCGGCATGCCGATCACGATCGTCCCCGAGCCCCTCGACAGCTCCGATCAGACCGCCTGCCTCGAGAGCGGTGTCCCCGCGGTCCAGCTCTTCACGGGTCCGAACGCCGACTACCACCGCCCGTCGGACACTCCCGAGAAGATCGACGCCGACGGGATGGCCCGCGTCGCCGAGGCGGCGCACGAGGCGGTGGCGTATCTCGCCTCACGCGCTGAGCCTCTCACCGTGAAGCTCGCCGCGGCGGGGGCCGCGGCGGCGCCGGGAGCTGCCTCGCCGGCGCCTCCCGCGCGGCGCGCGGGGATGGGGTGTGTCCCCGACTTCGCCTTCGCCGGCCCCGGCGTGCGCGTGCAGGACGTCGTCGCCGACTCGCCCGCGGCGAAGGCCGGCCTCATGGCCGGCGACATCCTCCTCTCCTTCGGCGGCGCGGAGATCGCGGGGCTGAAGGGCTACTCAGATCTCCTGAAGGCGCACGCCCCGGGCGACATCGTCGAGGTCGTCGTGAAGTGCGGGGAGCAGAAGCTCACGATGAAGGTGACGCTGGCGGAGAGGTGA